In a genomic window of Nevskiales bacterium:
- a CDS encoding response regulator codes for MRFFIVDDSKSAISLIRDPLQELGHAVDAETDSTRALERIRAFRPDCAILDIMMPGLDGLALCKQIRDDPELRNLRIVMVTAKAYEHDRKRALELGANGVINKLVEKEHLIDRILEIAESRFALKFWGVRGTLPVPGPGSLRYGGNTNCVTLELPNRTLFIFDAGTGIKALSDALLAERRTPVVGRIFISHPHWDHINALPFFVPLYQKGNRFEILGCSHAGLSMERMLAAQMDGVYFPVTMQEFAADVRYRDLAEGRHEVDGIAVDTLLLKHPGHCLGYRIDCNGHGVCYVSDNELYPRDSEFYDAEFHGRLVAFVRGAKFMIADATYRDEEYPPKMHWGHSPVSEVAALAHEAGVETLCLYHHDPDQRDEHIDAKLAAARRKLQSLGSRTQVIAPAEGDSFRF; via the coding sequence ATGCGCTTTTTCATCGTCGACGACAGCAAAAGCGCCATTTCGCTGATCCGCGATCCGTTGCAGGAACTGGGCCACGCGGTCGATGCCGAGACCGACAGCACCCGCGCGCTGGAGCGCATCCGCGCCTTTAGACCGGACTGCGCCATCCTCGACATCATGATGCCGGGCCTGGACGGTCTGGCGCTGTGCAAGCAGATCCGCGACGACCCCGAACTGCGCAACCTGCGCATCGTCATGGTCACGGCCAAGGCTTACGAGCACGACCGCAAGCGCGCCCTGGAGCTGGGTGCGAACGGCGTGATCAACAAGCTGGTCGAAAAGGAGCACCTGATCGACCGCATCCTCGAGATCGCGGAGAGCCGTTTCGCGCTCAAGTTCTGGGGCGTGCGCGGTACCCTGCCGGTGCCCGGCCCGGGCAGCCTGCGCTACGGCGGCAACACCAACTGCGTGACGCTCGAACTGCCGAACCGGACGCTGTTCATCTTCGACGCCGGCACCGGCATCAAGGCGCTGTCGGACGCATTGCTGGCGGAGAGGCGCACGCCGGTGGTGGGGCGCATCTTCATCTCGCATCCGCACTGGGACCACATCAACGCGCTGCCGTTTTTCGTGCCGCTGTACCAGAAGGGCAACCGCTTCGAGATCCTCGGCTGTTCGCATGCCGGGCTCAGCATGGAGCGCATGCTGGCGGCGCAGATGGACGGGGTGTATTTCCCGGTGACGATGCAGGAGTTCGCGGCCGACGTGCGCTATCGCGACCTGGCCGAAGGCCGCCACGAGGTGGACGGCATCGCAGTGGACACGCTGCTGCTCAAGCACCCGGGACATTGCCTGGGTTACCGCATCGACTGTAATGGGCATGGCGTCTGCTACGTGTCGGACAACGAGCTGTATCCGCGTGACTCGGAGTTCTACGATGCGGAGTTCCACGGGCGGCTGGTGGCCTTCGTGCGCGGCGCGAAGTTCATGATCGCCGATGCCACTTACCGCGACGAAGAATACCCGCCCAAGATGCATTGGGGGCATTCGCCGGTGAGCGAGGTGGCGGCGCTGGCGCACGAGGCGGGCGTGGAAACCCTGTGCCTGTACCACCACGACCCCGACCAGCGCGACGAGCACATCGACGCCAAGCTCGCAGCCGCGCGCCGCAAGCTGCAGTCGCTCGGCTCGCGGACGCAGGTGATCGCCCCGGCCGAAGGTGACAGTTTCCGCTTCTGA